The genomic interval AGATACGACCGAGTTTGGGGGCAAAAGATGCGAGCTGCGGCCGGCCGACGCCGTTCGCGAGCTTCGAGGATCGCGCCGCGTACGAGGTGGCCGCCTGGCGCGTGCACCTCGAGCGCTCCGGCTCGGCATAAGACCTTCCTCGAGCCGGGTTGACCTGCTCGATGGCGCTCCTACACACTCCGCGTGCCTCACCCTCGACGGGGCACGCGGAGTGTTCTCTTTATGACGACCTCGCCGGAGCTGACCCTCGAAGGGATCGATCTCACCGACCACGACCTCTACGCGTCGGGTCGCCATCACGAGGTCTTGCGGTTCCTCCGAACGAACGCGCCGGTCTTCTGGCAGCGGCAGCGGAGCGGCCCGGGGTTCTGGGCGATCACGCGCTACGCCGACGTCCGCCGCATCTCGCGGGACACGACCGGGTTCATCTCCTCCGGCGGCACCTCGACCATGGACCTCGAGCGTCCGGACTCCGCCTCGCTCGACTACCAGATGATGGCCGGGACGCTGGTGATCACGGACCCGCCGCGACACACCAAACTGCGGGCCCTTGTGAACAAGGCGTTCACGCCGCAAGCGGTCTCGGCGCTGGAGCCGTACGTGCGGCGCGTGGTCGGTCAGATCCTCGACGACGTCTCTGCCCGCGGATCGTTCGACTTCGTCGGCGGCGTGGCCGCGCGGCTTCCGTTCGTCGTCATCTGCGAGATGCTTGGGGTGCCGGATGAGGATCGCGCCGCTCTGTTCGCGAGCATCAAACCGA from Actinomycetota bacterium carries:
- a CDS encoding cytochrome P450, whose protein sequence is MTTSPELTLEGIDLTDHDLYASGRHHEVLRFLRTNAPVFWQRQRSGPGFWAITRYADVRRISRDTTGFISSGGTSTMDLERPDSASLDYQMMAGTLVITDPPRHTKLRALVNKAFTPQAVSALEPYVRRVVGQILDDVSARGSFDFVGGVAARLPFVVICEMLGVPDEDRAALFASIKPMLATGVDLAADTLLNPMDAARGLIDYLGSLIDERGYRPRSDLVSGVVRAELDGEQLSRAEVLALCILLFIAGSETTMNAISG